The following are encoded together in the Falsiruegeria litorea R37 genome:
- a CDS encoding amidohydrolase family protein: protein MIDGGGRTLTPGFIENHAHLMLMGPSLSAMEANTTWEDFGIHGTRMAEMYLMQGFTTVRDAGGANGGLRRAIDSGQIAGPRFYPSGAFLGTRGGHADFATFTSPPGGSTNFGRLNLSQEITGVDDVYVYGRNNFRMGATQLKFMISGGVVSAFDPWQLLAGAPEEIAAAVQVASEYESYVMAHAYRKEAIMNALNAGVMSIEHGFSFDCDIAEVMVEKGAYITTNLTAFDPGLLDVPAVKNQPSSLAKAKSASATFANYIPNMKKCPVPRGFQTDCVGSVEACNIQVAYEKHLNNEFFGPFQSMITLTSIGGEIAQLSGNFMNPYPDAKLGVIEEGAYADILLIDGNPLEDFTVVGTGDKWFGADPRPESPETIRLIMKDGVVYKNTLN, encoded by the coding sequence ATGATTGACGGGGGCGGGCGGACGTTGACGCCTGGATTTATAGAGAACCACGCGCACCTGATGCTGATGGGCCCGTCATTGTCAGCAATGGAGGCCAACACGACCTGGGAAGACTTTGGTATTCATGGCACGCGTATGGCCGAGATGTACCTTATGCAGGGGTTTACAACCGTGAGAGATGCCGGAGGTGCCAATGGTGGCCTTCGCCGTGCAATCGACTCGGGTCAGATCGCAGGGCCTAGATTTTATCCGTCTGGAGCCTTTCTTGGAACGCGTGGCGGTCACGCTGACTTTGCAACCTTCACCTCACCGCCGGGTGGGTCTACGAATTTTGGTCGCTTGAATTTGTCACAGGAAATCACTGGTGTTGATGATGTGTACGTGTATGGGCGCAACAACTTCCGCATGGGGGCCACCCAACTGAAATTCATGATCTCGGGCGGTGTGGTGTCAGCATTTGATCCCTGGCAGCTGTTGGCCGGTGCTCCTGAGGAAATCGCAGCAGCCGTACAAGTTGCCAGCGAATACGAGAGCTATGTGATGGCCCATGCCTATCGCAAAGAAGCGATTATGAATGCGCTCAATGCGGGCGTCATGTCGATTGAGCACGGGTTTTCGTTCGATTGTGACATCGCGGAGGTGATGGTTGAAAAAGGCGCTTATATCACGACCAACTTAACGGCTTTCGATCCCGGTCTTTTGGATGTCCCCGCCGTCAAGAATCAGCCGTCCAGTCTGGCAAAAGCAAAATCAGCTTCTGCCACGTTCGCAAACTACATTCCCAACATGAAGAAGTGTCCTGTACCGCGAGGTTTTCAAACAGACTGTGTCGGTTCGGTTGAGGCCTGCAATATTCAAGTCGCCTATGAAAAGCATCTCAACAACGAGTTTTTTGGCCCGTTTCAGTCGATGATTACTTTGACATCAATCGGCGGTGAAATCGCGCAGCTTAGCGGCAACTTTATGAACCCATACCCTGACGCGAAACTCGGCGTCATCGAAGAGGGGGCTTATGCCGATATTTTGCTGATTGACGGCAATCCGCTTGAGGACTTCACGGTGGTGGGGACAGGTGACAAATGGTTTGGCGCGGATCCGCGCCCCGAAAGCCCCGAAACCATTCGGCTGATCATGAAAGACGGCGTGGTCTACAAGAACACGCTGAACTGA
- a CDS encoding carbohydrate porin: MKTRISAVVALLVWSAVPAIAQSGGLNGPSSVGAELDGDGLTAPQYRSTFPKNVVPGWFAWKDRLAEKGFRFSIDYLTLGQSSDSNVGNGRAGGGIARFYGAWQATEQGSLTFKIEHRHAYGTVAPQFLGLNGGALSITGTAFNDNGTMLTNLFWTQRAANGNWTLQFGQIDVTDFVDVYGLVSPYTGFQNLAFNTNPTINAPNPGLGIAGGVKLGSNFYAVASVADANADPTNPDFDVFSHGNLFKSLEIGYTSGFDRIYFDNVHMTLWHADAADDGSRAEDYGAAFSAAWFIDNQWMPFVRAGWAKGTAALYERSFSTGIGYYGRNTDLAGVGLNWAEARGGPGTQFTTELFYRFSISPNFQITPSLQYIDNPLTSAQSGFAILGLRARVVF; this comes from the coding sequence ATGAAAACTAGGATTTCCGCAGTCGTGGCCCTGTTGGTGTGGTCGGCCGTTCCAGCGATCGCGCAAAGCGGAGGATTGAACGGTCCCTCCTCGGTCGGGGCAGAGCTGGATGGCGACGGGCTGACCGCCCCGCAGTATCGCTCTACCTTTCCAAAGAACGTGGTGCCGGGGTGGTTTGCCTGGAAGGACCGTCTCGCGGAAAAGGGGTTTCGCTTCAGCATCGACTATTTGACCCTTGGCCAGTCGTCGGATTCGAATGTGGGCAATGGTCGTGCAGGCGGCGGTATTGCGCGGTTCTATGGGGCTTGGCAGGCGACGGAACAGGGGTCCCTGACCTTCAAGATAGAGCATCGCCACGCCTATGGCACAGTCGCTCCGCAGTTTCTGGGCCTGAACGGGGGCGCCTTGTCGATCACGGGCACGGCGTTCAATGACAACGGAACCATGCTGACGAACCTGTTCTGGACGCAGCGAGCTGCCAATGGAAATTGGACGCTGCAATTCGGCCAGATCGACGTCACTGATTTTGTGGATGTCTATGGTCTGGTCAGCCCCTACACCGGGTTTCAAAACCTTGCGTTCAACACCAACCCGACGATCAACGCGCCAAACCCTGGGCTGGGAATCGCGGGCGGCGTCAAGCTGGGGTCGAATTTCTATGCGGTGGCCAGCGTGGCCGATGCCAATGCCGACCCCACCAATCCGGATTTTGACGTCTTCAGCCATGGCAATCTCTTCAAGAGCCTCGAGATCGGCTATACCTCGGGCTTTGACCGGATCTATTTCGATAACGTGCATATGACGTTGTGGCATGCGGATGCCGCAGATGATGGCAGCCGGGCCGAGGATTACGGCGCGGCCTTTTCTGCCGCCTGGTTCATCGACAACCAGTGGATGCCGTTTGTGCGGGCCGGCTGGGCCAAAGGCACGGCTGCGCTCTACGAGCGATCATTTTCGACCGGGATCGGATATTATGGGCGCAACACCGACTTGGCGGGGGTGGGGCTTAACTGGGCTGAGGCCCGAGGGGGTCCAGGGACGCAGTTCACGACCGAGCTGTTCTACCGGTTCTCGATCTCTCCGAATTTCCAGATCACGCCGTCGCTGCAATACATCGACAACCCTTTGACCTCAGCTCAGAGCGGGTTTGCCATTTTGGGGCTGCGGGCGCGGGTCGTCTTCTGA
- a CDS encoding cupin domain-containing protein → MTPAKTSFADAETLDFPGAITLRILLTGDQTGGTMEVFEDIVHPGVGPGRHIHHQQDETFFFLEGEFDVEIDGQLHRMSPGDVAFVPRGTVHAFKNVGDTPGRLRYIFSPALQVEAMFRAFHTALQAEALTPDEMARIAEAHCQEFVGPPL, encoded by the coding sequence ATGACCCCTGCCAAGACCTCATTTGCCGATGCCGAAACACTGGATTTTCCCGGTGCCATCACCCTGCGCATCTTGCTGACCGGCGATCAAACTGGCGGCACGATGGAGGTATTCGAGGATATCGTTCATCCGGGTGTAGGTCCCGGTCGCCATATCCACCACCAACAAGACGAGACGTTCTTTTTCCTTGAAGGCGAATTCGACGTCGAAATCGATGGTCAGTTGCACCGAATGTCACCGGGCGATGTGGCCTTTGTTCCGCGCGGCACGGTTCATGCATTCAAGAACGTGGGCGATACGCCCGGACGGCTGCGCTATATCTTTTCCCCCGCGCTTCAGGTCGAGGCAATGTTCCGCGCCTTTCATACCGCATTGCAGGCCGAGGCTCTGACGCCCGACGAAATGGCCCGGATCGCCGAGGCGCATTGCCAAGAGTTCGTTGGGCCACCGCTTTGA
- a CDS encoding LysR substrate-binding domain-containing protein, producing the protein MLPPLNALRAFEAAARHGGYIDAADELCVTRGAVSRHVKLLEEHLGVALFRRNHRGVELTQAGQALLPELTDAFAQIGRATQKVSTAANELRIICPPGLSIRWLFPRLQGFREQHPDIHVRLTTEFYGDRGFDPAEHDVGISLEHWPGRSSTIKALFLFPMSLVPACAPALLDHGAPLSGPSDLARHPLLHESAKREDWATWVESFGVDGIDVQTGEVFPNLDMATKAAVLGAGVAMVDPLLCAEELESGLLVCPFPDMVCGTQYGGYALIAAQEAWDVPKVRAFRNWAVEHAPKPAVG; encoded by the coding sequence ATGCTCCCACCGCTAAATGCTTTGCGCGCTTTTGAGGCTGCCGCGCGTCATGGTGGCTATATCGACGCCGCCGACGAGCTTTGCGTGACACGCGGGGCCGTCAGTCGACATGTGAAACTGCTTGAAGAGCACCTGGGAGTGGCTCTTTTCAGACGCAACCATCGGGGTGTTGAACTGACGCAAGCTGGCCAAGCGTTGTTACCGGAACTGACTGACGCCTTTGCTCAGATCGGGCGGGCAACACAAAAGGTTTCAACGGCGGCCAACGAACTGCGGATCATCTGTCCCCCGGGGCTTTCCATCCGTTGGCTGTTTCCCAGGCTGCAAGGGTTTCGAGAACAGCATCCAGACATCCATGTGCGTCTGACGACCGAATTTTACGGCGACCGTGGGTTTGATCCCGCCGAACATGATGTGGGCATTTCACTGGAACATTGGCCGGGGCGTTCATCGACTATCAAGGCGCTGTTCCTGTTCCCAATGTCGTTGGTTCCGGCCTGTGCTCCTGCGCTTTTGGACCATGGGGCACCGTTATCTGGACCGTCTGATTTGGCGCGTCACCCTTTGTTGCACGAAAGTGCGAAACGCGAGGATTGGGCCACTTGGGTCGAGAGCTTTGGTGTTGATGGCATTGATGTGCAAACTGGCGAGGTTTTCCCCAACCTTGATATGGCGACAAAGGCGGCTGTTCTGGGGGCAGGGGTCGCGATGGTCGACCCGTTGCTGTGCGCAGAAGAGTTGGAAAGTGGTCTGCTGGTGTGCCCGTTTCCGGACATGGTGTGCGGCACCCAGTATGGAGGTTACGCATTGATTGCAGCGCAAGAGGCTTGGGATGTCCCCAAAGTCCGAGCGTTTCGAAACTGGGCCGTTGAACATGCGCCAAAGCCTGCCGTTGGTTAG
- a CDS encoding AraC family transcriptional regulator: MPRSHDGFIRLILVQPFVEHVARSGVDPRPALATLGLNQQMLLDPTATVHAEIVYGLCNALADLSRTPHLGSEVGQKFDLSTWPPIAAAATASTAVGGFLINYLMQVPQESSSVKHALTVQADRARYGVSRLVQTDNPPVQVDGFGIALHLRLLQMAMGSAWMPQDVLVETAYPQAVPRGFMGVRLARTEDPALTISFPSDWLNAQLELRASAGLPPPTAKEPDMSIVAALRSAARPLLWDGKLNARDLAQALGLDQRRLEAALRLHQTTAARELKRLKIEIAQQNLADTTLSISEIGQSVGYSDQSHFARFFRSQTGKTPQEYRLSRIAADRG; this comes from the coding sequence ATGCCTCGCTCTCACGACGGCTTCATTCGATTGATATTGGTTCAACCCTTTGTTGAGCACGTGGCACGCTCGGGCGTTGACCCAAGGCCAGCCCTTGCGACCTTGGGTCTGAACCAGCAAATGTTGCTGGACCCAACCGCAACAGTGCATGCCGAGATTGTTTACGGCCTGTGCAATGCATTGGCAGACCTTTCCCGAACACCCCATCTGGGGAGTGAGGTCGGCCAGAAATTTGATCTGAGCACTTGGCCCCCTATCGCGGCGGCGGCAACGGCATCAACTGCTGTAGGTGGGTTTTTGATCAACTATTTGATGCAGGTGCCGCAAGAATCGAGCTCGGTTAAACATGCGCTGACCGTTCAGGCGGACCGGGCCCGATACGGTGTCAGCCGATTGGTTCAAACAGACAATCCCCCCGTTCAAGTCGACGGCTTCGGCATCGCGCTGCATTTGCGGCTTTTGCAAATGGCCATGGGGTCGGCCTGGATGCCTCAGGATGTGCTGGTAGAGACTGCCTATCCCCAAGCTGTGCCGCGCGGTTTCATGGGGGTGCGCCTTGCACGGACCGAAGATCCGGCGCTTACGATTTCATTTCCATCGGATTGGCTGAATGCCCAGTTGGAATTGCGTGCAAGCGCGGGCTTGCCACCACCCACCGCAAAAGAACCGGATATGTCGATCGTGGCCGCCTTGCGCAGCGCAGCGCGCCCCTTGCTGTGGGACGGAAAACTCAACGCTCGGGATTTGGCCCAGGCCCTGGGCTTGGATCAGCGGCGCCTAGAAGCCGCGTTGCGGCTCCACCAGACAACTGCGGCACGTGAACTCAAGAGGTTGAAGATAGAGATCGCTCAGCAGAATTTGGCAGACACCACCCTGTCCATTTCTGAAATTGGGCAAAGTGTGGGCTATTCGGATCAGTCACATTTTGCGCGTTTTTTTCGGTCGCAAACTGGCAAGACGCCGCAGGAATATCGCCTTTCGCGAATTGCGGCGGATAGAGGCTGA
- a CDS encoding DUF3299 domain-containing protein, with protein MLKFLSLSVLLLGATVAHAERGMLDWADLIDEAAQSYEDPYRDLSAEQLTALVEVATMQSQLAATLDDDQRSELTQRLTDVKVAFAEDGIDADWLIAQRWVVAERRRNAAWAGDQAVDGQTVTLGGYAIPAPADQDGVPTLYLVPERGMCSHMPPPPPNQMVRVRLVGDWRPKTIYEPVRLTGQMTVVPTEREVIVVDGPVRMQAAFTMEAIEVEPLAFTGQTSAEGNAWAEQMAQRLRGVKGQDLNEN; from the coding sequence ATGCTTAAGTTTCTTTCCCTGAGTGTGCTGCTGCTTGGCGCGACTGTTGCCCATGCTGAACGCGGGATGCTGGATTGGGCGGATCTGATTGATGAGGCCGCCCAAAGCTATGAAGACCCCTATCGGGATCTGAGCGCGGAACAGCTCACGGCACTGGTAGAAGTTGCGACCATGCAGTCGCAGTTGGCGGCAACCTTGGACGATGATCAGCGGAGCGAGCTAACGCAGCGCCTGACTGATGTAAAAGTTGCATTTGCCGAGGATGGAATTGATGCCGATTGGCTTATTGCGCAGCGTTGGGTCGTGGCCGAGCGTCGGCGGAATGCGGCCTGGGCCGGGGATCAGGCTGTGGATGGTCAGACTGTAACCCTGGGGGGCTATGCCATCCCGGCACCTGCGGATCAGGATGGGGTTCCCACTCTGTATCTGGTGCCCGAGCGCGGCATGTGCAGCCACATGCCTCCGCCTCCGCCGAACCAGATGGTGCGCGTGCGCCTGGTCGGCGATTGGCGACCTAAGACCATCTATGAACCCGTACGTCTGACGGGGCAGATGACTGTCGTACCGACCGAGCGTGAGGTCATTGTTGTTGACGGGCCTGTGCGCATGCAAGCTGCGTTCACGATGGAGGCGATCGAGGTTGAGCCGCTGGCATTCACGGGCCAGACATCTGCAGAAGGCAACGCTTGGGCGGAGCAGATGGCACAGCGGTTGCGTGGAGTTAAAGGGCAGGACTTGAATGAAAACTAG